CCACCGGGTCCAGGGCGAAGATGAAGAGCCCGTTCGCCCATTTCTGCCCGTCCTCGCTGATCCATTCCGGATGCTCGGACCGGGCAAAACGCAGGACCTCCTCGTTCAGGTTGTCCGACGATGAGCCGTTGTAGGTGTAGACGGCCACCTTGGTGGGCTGGTAGAAATCGATTGCCTGCACCGCCGGCAGGAGGGTGTTCCGGTCCAGGACCCCCGCCCGGTCCTCCACCACAATGTCGACGGGCGTGACGGCCAGCGCCGCCGGCCCGGCACCCGTCAGCCCGATCAGTACAAGAGCGAGCACGCCAACGACTTTCCGCACGATTCCCATTTCCCGAGCGTAGTGCCTGCCGCGGGCGGCGTCGACGGACCCTGCCGCCCCGGGTGCCGGGGATTCGGTTAGGCTGGCCACGAATGGCACGGAAGGGGAAAGCTGCAGTGTTCGAGGATACTGAACGGCCGGGACAGCCATGACGTCGACCACCCCCGTTGACGGGATGAGCGGCCTGGTCGGTCTTGCCGCGCGGGCCGTGGACGCGCTCGGCGAGTGGGGTGTGGGGCTCTTCACCCTGGCGGAGACGGTCTTCCCGCCCATTCCCAGCGAGGTCATCCTTCCCCTGGCCGGGTTCCTCACCCGGCAGGGGACCATGAACATGGCCCTGGTACTGGTCACCAGCACGCTGGGTGCCTATGTCGGCGCGCTGCTGCTCTATTGGCTCGGTGCGCGGCTGGGGATGGAGCGGTCGATCCGCTGGCTGTCGAGGCTCCCGCTGATGGACCGGGAAGACTTTGAAAAGGCCGCCCGCTGGTTCAGCCGCCACGGCAGGTCAGCGGTCTTCTTCGGCAGGCTGCTGCCGGGAGTGCGCAGCCTGATCTCACTGCCCGCCGGTGCCGGGCGGATGCACCTGGGCACATTCACCGCGTTCACGGTCGCGGGGAGCGGGATCTGGAACGCGCTGCTGATCGGGCTGGGGGCATTGCTCGGGGAGCAGTACCGGCTCATCGACGAATACTCCCGATTCCTCAACTTTGCCGTCTACGCAGCCCTGGCCGCCGTCGTCGGTTCACTGGTCGTCAGGGGTGTCCGACGGCGGCGAAACTGCAGGTCAGGGCGGAATGGGGCCTAAAGACACCATGACGGCGGGCCCTGCCTGCTGCATACTGGCGGCATGAGTCCAGAGGCGAACGAACCCGAGCCAGGCAAACCGGAACCGCACCGGCCGGACCGGACCCTGCTCGCCATTCTTGCCGCCATAGCCGTGCTGGTGATCGTCGCCCTCATCGTGGTGTTCACCCGCGGCCAGCCGGCTCCGGTGGACGAGGCAACCCCCGCCGGGGTGGTCCAGCGGTATTCCGCTGCCGTGATCGCCGCGGACGAGGCCGCCGCAGCCGCCTACCTGACTGAGGCCGCCAAGGCCCGCTGCAACAGCAGCTTCGAACGGATGGCTGCGGACAACCTCCGCGTCACCCTCGTCTCAACGACCGAGCGGCCGGCCTCCGCGGACGTCTGGGTGCTGATCACCGTCTCGGAGGGCGGCGGGCCGTTCGGAAGCGCCGAGTACCAGATGGAGGATGGCTTTGACCTCGTCAAAACAGGAGACAAGTGGCTGATCGACAGGGCTCCCTGGCAACTGACCGTGTGCCAGAACACGGCGGTGAAGTGATGAGCGCCGAATCCGTCGTGGGCTCGGCCCAGCGGACCGTCCGCCGCCTGATCACCTACCTGCTGCTGTTCGCCCTCGTGGTGGTCGCCGCCGTCGGACTCAGTGGACTGCTGGGACGGCTCCTCGTGGCCGGCACCGAGCTGGCCACGGGGGACGTGGCCGGGCTGGCGCGCTCGCTGGCCTTCGCCCTGATTGGCGGGCCGCTCGCCGCGCTCCTCTGGTGGGTTGTCTGGCGGCGCCTGGGGGATGAAGCAGAACGGGCATCCGTCGGCTGGGGCCTGTATTTGGCCGGCGCCTATGTGCTCTCGCTGATCCTGGCGACGAGCAACCTGCTGAGTACGCTAACCACGCTGATCGGCGGCCCGTCGCTGCAGTGGCGCCAGTCGCTGGCCACCGGTCTGGTGTGGGCGGCCGTCTGGGCCTGGCACCGGTGGATGTGGCGGCACCCCCGCAAGCGCCCGCTGGACCTGGCCGATGTTCCCACGGTGCTCGGCACCTACATCGGGCTGGTGGTCGGCGTCAGCGGCGCTGTCGGGGCCCTGTCCACCCTCCTGGATGCCGCCCTTCGGGGTGCCACGGCGGCCGCGACGGTGGGCAAGCCCTGGTGGGTTTCCGTGCTGCAGTCAATCGTCTGGGCCGTGGGCGGCGGCCTGGTCTGGTGGTGGCACTGGAAGCACGACGGCGGCCGGCTGCTGCGCACGGGACTCGCCAGCGTCGCGCTCATCGCCGTCGGCGTCCTGGGCGCCGGAGTGTTGACCCTTGGCGGTGCTGGAGTGGTGTTGTTCGTCCTGCTCCGGCTTGCCTTCGACCGTGTTGAAGCGATGGACTTGATGCTTGAGCCGCTGGCACCGGCCATCGCCGCCGCAGCTGTCGGCGCCCTCGTCTGGGTGTACCACCGGGGGCTGGCGCGCGGAAGTTCGGCAACCATCCGGCAGGGAAGCAGGCTGGTGACTTCCGGTGTCGCCCTGGTTGCCGCGGCCTCCGGGATCGGCGTGATCGTCAACGCTGCCCTCGCCATGGCGGCGACCCCGCTGGCGGGCTCCGGGACGCGCACGCTCCTGCTCGGCGGCATCAGTTCGCTCCTGGTCGGAGGCCCGGTCTGGTGGTTCACGTGGAAACCGCTTGGCCGGGAACCGGCCGTGACGCCGGGCACCGCCGGCGGCTCCGGGACCTGGCTGAACGCCCGGCGGGTCTACCTGATTGTTGTGTTCGGGCTCAGCGCCGTGGTTGCCGTCATCACCCTGCTGGTCATCGGGTACCGGATGTTCGAGTTCTACCTGGGCGACATCTCCGGCGGCAGCCTTGTGGACAGGATCCGGGCGCCGCTCGGATTGCTCGTGGCAACCGCCCTTGTCGCCGGCTACCATTTCGCCGTCTGGCGCCACGAGCGTGCCGTCCTCGCGGCGGCGGGCCCCGCCCGGAAGCGGACCATCGGGCACGTCGTCCTGGTGACCGGCGCCGACCCGGCACCGCTGCACCGGGTCATTGAGGACGTCACCGGCGCCGGCGTCACGGTGTGGAGACGGGCCGACGCCGGGCCTGTGTCCGGTGCAGCTGTGTCCGGTGCAGCTGCGGCACCGGCCGACGCGGCCCAGCTGGCCGGACGGCTGGCCGGGGCGCTCAAGGGCGTGACCGGGCGGCGGGTGCTCGTGACGGTCAGCCCCGACGGCGGGATCGACGTCATTCCGCTGCTGGGCTGAAAACCCGAAAGCCTGACCCTAGTCCAAGGCGAAGGCCCTCTTGTAGCTCCGCACCGCGTTGGTGACAGTGGGATAGAAGTGGTCCCGGCCGAACCGGCTGCTGACGCCGAATTGGATCAGGCGGTCCTTGATGGGACCCTTCATCTCGGCGAACACCATGCTGATCCCGCGCTTGGCGAGCTCGTCGTCGAGCGCCACGAGGTCATCCAGCGCTGTGGTGTCCAGGCCCGTGATGGCCTCGGACGCCACAATCACCCACCGCACCTGGTTCGGCGCGTTGGCCACAAGCGTCCTGATGTGTTCGGTGAAGACGGCGCCGTTGGCGAAGAACAGCGGGGCGTCGAAGCGTGCGATCACGAGTCCGGGGATGCGCTGGCCTTCGGGGTGCCGGCTCAGGTCGTGGTAACCGGGCACGTCCCCCACGCTGCCCAGCTCGGTGCGGTACGGGTCCAGGGCGCGGAGCACGAAGGCGATCAGGGACAGGCCGATGGCGATCACAATGCCTTGGAGCACCCCCACGAAGGCGACACCCAGGAAGGTGGCGACCAGCAACGCGGCCTCGGTCCGGCTCATCCTGAGCAGCCGGCGGAGCGTCTTCAGGTCAAGGATCGACGCCGCTGCAACCATCACGACGCCGGCCAGCACGGTGGAGGGCAGGTACGACGTCACCCCGGGCGCCAGGACCATAAACAGCACCACGAGGACGGCCGCCACAACTCCGCCCAGCGGGCTCTTGGCACCGGCTTCGAGGGCGATCGGCGTGCGCGAGGTGCTGCCGGAAATCGGGAACCCGCTGAAGAGGCCGCTGGCCACGTTCGCCACTCCGAGTGCACCCATTTCCTGGTTCCCGTTGACCTGGAGACCGCTGCGGGCCGCGAGGCTCTTGGAGAGCACCGAGGTATCGGCAAAGGCAATCAAGGCGATGCCCGCTGCCGGGCCGAGCAGGGCGAGGACATCCTCCAGGCTGACTCCGCCGAGGGCGGGCACCGGCAGGCCGCGGGGCAACGCGCCCACGGTGGGAAGCGCCGTCGTCAGGTTCAGGGCCGCGGTCAGCGCCGTGGCGGCCACGACGGCGATCAGCACGCCGGGAAGCTTCCACGGCAGGAAGCGGCACACGACGATGACGGCAATCGTCCCGGCCCCGAACAGCAAAGCGAGAGGATTGACGGCACCGCGGGCCACCGCCTGCGCGGTGCCCGTGGCCGTGTCGACGAGTGAGCCGGCGGAGGCCGGGATGCCGAGCAGCTTGGGCAACTGGCTCAGCATGATCGCAAGGGCGATTCCGTTGAGGTAGCCGACGCGGATGGGTTTGGAGAGCAGACTGGTGACGAAGCCCAGTTTGAAGATCCTGCCTGCCAGGAGCAGTCCGCCGATCAGCAGCGCCAGAACGCCGGCCAGGGCAACCGCGTGATCCGGGTCCTTGCCGGCGAGGGGCAGGACGGCGGCGGCGATCATCGGGGCCAGGCTGGAATCCGGGCCGATGATCAGAACCCGGGAGGGCCCGAAGACCGCGTAGGCGAGCAGGGGGATGATCGAGGCGTACAGTCCCGTGACGGCCGGCAGCCCGGCGGCCTCGGCGTACGCCATACCGGCCGGAATGAGGAAGGCACTGAGGGCGGCGCCGGCAGCCAGATCGGATTTCAGCCAGGGACGCTCATAGTTCCGCACCATGCGCAGGCCGGGCGGGACTCTGAGTGCCCAAGCTCCGCGCACGGTGTCCCCTGGCTACGCGGCGGGGGACGCGGAGTTGCCAGGGGCGTCCTGGCCGTACTCCGCCGAGATGAGGATGGGGAGGTGGTCGGAGGCGCCCCGGGGGAGGGTTTCCACGCTTTCGATGTTGAGGCCCTGTGAGGTGGCGAAGTCGAAGTGGCCCTTGAAGACCTTGTAGCGCGTGTAGGTGCGGCGGTCGCTGAGCGTCAGGTCGTAGCCGGCGTCCTTCATCTCTTCCGTGAGGTACTTCGTGAAGAACGGGTAGTTGAAGTCACCCACCATCAGGGACATGAGGCCGCCGCCCATGCTCAGGAGTTCCGCGTGCGCCGCGTGGATCTGGTTACGCCGCAGGGAGTTCGACGCGGTCAAGGGTGCCGCGTGGAAGGACGCGATGACGAGGTCGTGGTCCGTTTCGTTGTCGACCATCCGGGTGCCGATGAGCCGCTCGTGGGCGGGGGACAGGACGCGGTCATGCAGCGACTTCTTGAGCGCAAAGGTCTTTGTTTCGTACGCCTTGAACCGGTCCATGCGGTAGTAGATCGCCAGTCCCAGCCGGTTGCCCTTGGTGGAGTCCGCGAGGTGCAGATCGCCAATGGTGTCCGGAAGGTCGTCGGTGTCGCATTCCTGCAGGCACAAGGCATCAATCTCAAAATTGCGGGCCAGATCAACCAGTTCACCGCTGGCATGGTGCTTACGCAGGTTGTAGCTGATGACTCGAATCAGGGGAGCACCTCTTCGGTGGATAGTCGCGGGAAATCTCATTCTGAGTCTACCCAGTCCGGCGAATCGCGGCGGACTTCCGGCCGCGGGTCCGGCCGGCGCCGCGGTGTCCTGACGCTGCGCATACGGCCCTGGCGACGCGCAGAGGCCCTGCCGCTGCCTGAATTCCGGTAGCGCCAGGGCGTCTGCGCGTCACGGGTCCTGTTGCGTGTCGCAGGCTGGACATGGGGTCGTGGTATCGCGGGAGCTGTGAACAAGAAACGGCGGGGGCAGTGAAGCGATAGGGTGTTCCGGGACTACCAGCCACGCGAAAGGGGCAGACGTTGACTGCTGAACTACCGGTGCTTGCCGAGGGCGATTTCTACTATGAGGTTCTGGGCGGTGGGCGTTTCCGCTCCACCATCCACGCCCAGGGGGCCTGGAACGTGCACGAGCAACACATGGCCCCCGCCTCCGGCATGATGGCCGACTGCCTGGCCCGGCATGAGCCGCGCGACGACATGCGGATGGCGCGCCTGAGCTATGAGATCCTCGGCCTGATTCCCGGCGGCGAGTTCGAGGTCGTCACCACCACCCTGCGGCCCGGCCGGACGATCGAGCTGGTCCAGGCCGAACTCGTGGCCGGCGGACGCACGGCGATCCGGGCCACGGCCTGGCGGATGATCACCTCCGACACCTCGGCCATCGCGGCCTTTGAAGACCCCAGGATCCCTGCGCCGGAAGACTGCGAGCCGTACGACGCCGCCACAGTCTGGCCGGGCGGCTACATCGCCTCGCTTCAGATGCGGATCGCCGACGGGCACCGGGCCGGATCGGGCACCGTCTGGCTGCACACCGACCACCCGCTGACGGACCAGGGCGACAGCAGCGACCTCGCCCGGCTGGTGGGCCTCGTGGACACCGCCAACGGGATCGCCGCCCGCGTCCCGCCGGGCGAGGGCAGCTATGCCTTTCCCAACCTGGACCTCCAGATCCACATGTACCGGCGGCCCGAAGGGGAGTGGCTGGGGCTGGACAACGAGGTCTCCTTCGGCACGGACGGCATCGGCCTGACCTCGACGGTGCTGCACGACCTCCAGGGCCCGTTCGGGCGTGCCGAGCAGATCCTGACGCTCCGGAAGTCCTAGGGAACAGCCTGCCCGGCTGGCGGCACGGGCGCGGGCCTTGGTCAAAAACAGGCTAGTGGAAGACCAGCCAGCCGACGGTGGTGGCGAGCCCGGTCAGCACAGCACCCCAGGCGATGTCCGCCACCACGATGATGAGCGGCCAGTTCTTCAGGGTCGCGGCGTTGGTGAGGTCATAGGTGGCGTAGGCGAACGTTCCCAGCGCGGCGCCGTATCCGAGCGCCGAGAGCCAGCTGCCGCCGTCGAGCGCGGGCTGGAGGGCGAAGAAGACGATCCCGGCGATGTACAGGACATAGAAAACGACGGCGTACCCTAGATTGGGTTTGTCCGCCATGAGGTGCCCCAGATGGCTCCGGTAGAACTTGCTCATCGACTTGAGCCAGACGGAATCGATGACGGCGAACGCGGCGGCTACGACGAGGAACTGCAAGATGACCATAAGGGAGCATAACAAGATGCCGGAGGCCGCAGGCGCACCACGGACGCTGTCGATTTTCCGGCAGGAGAAATCCCTGGGCGCCGCCGCGGACCTGGACCTCGCCCTCGAGCTTTTGCGGAAGGTCAAAACCGGCGTGGCCGGCCCCATGCTCCGGCTCTACCGGCCGGCTCCCACCGTGGCCTTCGGGCAGCGGGACACGCACCTGCCGGGCTTCGACGCCGCAGTGCAGGCCTGCCGCGGCCTGGGCTTCGAGCCGCTGGTCCGCAAGGCCGGGGGGCGCGCCGCCGCGTATCACGAGGGGACCCTGGTGATCGATCACCTGGAACCGGCCACGGATGCGATCGCCGGCGCTAAGGGTCGGTTCTCCTTCTT
This DNA window, taken from Pseudarthrobacter sp. ATCC 49987, encodes the following:
- a CDS encoding SulP family inorganic anion transporter; this encodes MVRNYERPWLKSDLAAGAALSAFLIPAGMAYAEAAGLPAVTGLYASIIPLLAYAVFGPSRVLIIGPDSSLAPMIAAAVLPLAGKDPDHAVALAGVLALLIGGLLLAGRIFKLGFVTSLLSKPIRVGYLNGIALAIMLSQLPKLLGIPASAGSLVDTATGTAQAVARGAVNPLALLFGAGTIAVIVVCRFLPWKLPGVLIAVVAATALTAALNLTTALPTVGALPRGLPVPALGGVSLEDVLALLGPAAGIALIAFADTSVLSKSLAARSGLQVNGNQEMGALGVANVASGLFSGFPISGSTSRTPIALEAGAKSPLGGVVAAVLVVLFMVLAPGVTSYLPSTVLAGVVMVAAASILDLKTLRRLLRMSRTEAALLVATFLGVAFVGVLQGIVIAIGLSLIAFVLRALDPYRTELGSVGDVPGYHDLSRHPEGQRIPGLVIARFDAPLFFANGAVFTEHIRTLVANAPNQVRWVIVASEAITGLDTTALDDLVALDDELAKRGISMVFAEMKGPIKDRLIQFGVSSRFGRDHFYPTVTNAVRSYKRAFALD
- a CDS encoding endonuclease/exonuclease/phosphatase family protein, yielding MRVISYNLRKHHASGELVDLARNFEIDALCLQECDTDDLPDTIGDLHLADSTKGNRLGLAIYYRMDRFKAYETKTFALKKSLHDRVLSPAHERLIGTRMVDNETDHDLVIASFHAAPLTASNSLRRNQIHAAHAELLSMGGGLMSLMVGDFNYPFFTKYLTEEMKDAGYDLTLSDRRTYTRYKVFKGHFDFATSQGLNIESVETLPRGASDHLPILISAEYGQDAPGNSASPAA
- a CDS encoding thioesterase family protein → MTAELPVLAEGDFYYEVLGGGRFRSTIHAQGAWNVHEQHMAPASGMMADCLARHEPRDDMRMARLSYEILGLIPGGEFEVVTTTLRPGRTIELVQAELVAGGRTAIRATAWRMITSDTSAIAAFEDPRIPAPEDCEPYDAATVWPGGYIASLQMRIADGHRAGSGTVWLHTDHPLTDQGDSSDLARLVGLVDTANGIAARVPPGEGSYAFPNLDLQIHMYRRPEGEWLGLDNEVSFGTDGIGLTSTVLHDLQGPFGRAEQILTLRKS
- a CDS encoding DUF5671 domain-containing protein produces the protein MSAESVVGSAQRTVRRLITYLLLFALVVVAAVGLSGLLGRLLVAGTELATGDVAGLARSLAFALIGGPLAALLWWVVWRRLGDEAERASVGWGLYLAGAYVLSLILATSNLLSTLTTLIGGPSLQWRQSLATGLVWAAVWAWHRWMWRHPRKRPLDLADVPTVLGTYIGLVVGVSGAVGALSTLLDAALRGATAAATVGKPWWVSVLQSIVWAVGGGLVWWWHWKHDGGRLLRTGLASVALIAVGVLGAGVLTLGGAGVVLFVLLRLAFDRVEAMDLMLEPLAPAIAAAAVGALVWVYHRGLARGSSATIRQGSRLVTSGVALVAAASGIGVIVNAALAMAATPLAGSGTRTLLLGGISSLLVGGPVWWFTWKPLGREPAVTPGTAGGSGTWLNARRVYLIVVFGLSAVVAVITLLVIGYRMFEFYLGDISGGSLVDRIRAPLGLLVATALVAGYHFAVWRHERAVLAAAGPARKRTIGHVVLVTGADPAPLHRVIEDVTGAGVTVWRRADAGPVSGAAVSGAAAAPADAAQLAGRLAGALKGVTGRRVLVTVSPDGGIDVIPLLG
- a CDS encoding DedA family protein is translated as MTSTTPVDGMSGLVGLAARAVDALGEWGVGLFTLAETVFPPIPSEVILPLAGFLTRQGTMNMALVLVTSTLGAYVGALLLYWLGARLGMERSIRWLSRLPLMDREDFEKAARWFSRHGRSAVFFGRLLPGVRSLISLPAGAGRMHLGTFTAFTVAGSGIWNALLIGLGALLGEQYRLIDEYSRFLNFAVYAALAAVVGSLVVRGVRRRRNCRSGRNGA
- a CDS encoding DUF2177 family protein, with product MVILQFLVVAAAFAVIDSVWLKSMSKFYRSHLGHLMADKPNLGYAVVFYVLYIAGIVFFALQPALDGGSWLSALGYGAALGTFAYATYDLTNAATLKNWPLIIVVADIAWGAVLTGLATTVGWLVFH